Proteins co-encoded in one Flavobacterium sp. M31R6 genomic window:
- a CDS encoding OmpA family protein, protein MKIRNIVYSLFLSAFFLQGFSQKTTVSRAEKDYDRFAYVDAIDNYEKVAEKGYQDEKMFQKLGNAYYFKAELPQALKWYDQLFAVYPNQEPEYFYRYSQALKSTGDYVKADQILEQFNQKKGNDKRGILFKENRNYLEEIKANSSRFQVVDAGVNSKFSDYGSSFFGTKLVFASARDTGGISKKVFKWTNKSFTNLYWSEMKPDGEMGTPERFERKINSKFNESTPVFTKDGQTMYFTRNNFLEGKRGKDANKNTLLKLYKATIDKEGEWRNVTELPFNSNNYSVAHPALSVDEKTLYFASDMTGTLGQSDLFKVKINEDGTYGVPENLGPEINTEGRETFPFVSNDNELYFASDGRPGLGGLDVFVAKIEVDQSFYGIQNVGEPINSKQDDFAFLIDSKNRNGFFTSNREGGKGYDDIYRFVENKKLICEQTLMGLVTDLDSGQILPNAKISLFDNNFKPLQVMQTDAQGHYSFPVDCGKTYYVRGEKEEYQTKEASVTTKISSGSKDFPLVLERRIKPIAVGTDLAKTLDIPLIYFDLDKSFIRKDAAYELAKVLEVMRQYPEMKIEVRSHTDSRQTAKYNKILSDKRAKSTVDWLVKNGINSVRLIGNGFGESQLVNHCAEGVKCSEEEHQANRRSEFIIVSMR, encoded by the coding sequence ATGAAAATTAGAAATATAGTTTACAGTCTGTTTTTGAGTGCTTTCTTTTTACAAGGATTTTCACAAAAAACAACTGTCAGCAGAGCTGAAAAGGACTACGATCGTTTTGCCTATGTAGATGCCATAGATAATTATGAGAAAGTTGCCGAAAAAGGATATCAGGATGAGAAAATGTTCCAAAAGCTTGGAAATGCCTATTATTTTAAAGCGGAATTACCACAGGCTCTTAAATGGTATGACCAACTGTTTGCGGTATATCCCAATCAGGAACCAGAGTATTTTTACCGCTATTCACAAGCATTGAAATCAACTGGGGATTATGTCAAAGCCGATCAAATATTAGAACAATTCAACCAAAAAAAGGGTAACGATAAACGCGGAATACTTTTTAAAGAGAATAGAAATTACCTAGAAGAAATCAAAGCCAATTCAAGCAGATTCCAAGTTGTGGATGCAGGTGTGAATTCAAAATTTTCAGATTATGGGAGTTCATTTTTTGGGACAAAGTTGGTATTTGCTTCGGCTAGAGATACTGGAGGGATTTCTAAGAAAGTATTCAAATGGACTAATAAATCTTTTACTAATCTGTATTGGTCAGAGATGAAACCCGATGGGGAAATGGGAACGCCGGAACGTTTTGAACGTAAGATCAATTCTAAGTTTAATGAATCGACCCCTGTGTTTACAAAAGATGGGCAGACGATGTATTTTACCCGAAACAATTTTCTAGAAGGTAAAAGAGGAAAAGATGCCAATAAAAACACTTTGCTTAAACTTTACAAAGCCACAATTGATAAAGAAGGAGAATGGAGAAATGTGACTGAATTGCCGTTTAACAGCAATAATTATAGTGTAGCGCATCCAGCTTTGAGTGTTGATGAAAAAACTTTATATTTCGCTTCTGATATGACAGGAACATTAGGACAATCAGATTTATTTAAAGTTAAAATAAATGAAGATGGGACTTATGGTGTTCCAGAGAATCTTGGACCCGAAATCAATACAGAAGGCAGAGAAACCTTTCCTTTTGTTTCTAATGATAACGAATTGTATTTTGCAAGTGACGGGAGACCTGGCTTAGGAGGATTAGATGTTTTTGTAGCCAAAATTGAAGTTGACCAAAGCTTTTATGGTATACAAAACGTAGGAGAGCCAATAAATAGTAAACAAGACGATTTTGCATTTTTAATCGACAGCAAAAATAGAAATGGATTTTTCACTTCGAATAGGGAAGGCGGAAAAGGATATGATGATATTTACCGATTTGTAGAGAATAAAAAATTGATTTGCGAGCAAACCCTCATGGGACTTGTAACTGATTTGGATTCGGGTCAAATACTTCCAAATGCCAAGATAAGTTTGTTTGATAACAACTTCAAACCTCTTCAAGTGATGCAGACAGATGCACAAGGGCATTACAGTTTTCCAGTGGATTGTGGTAAAACCTATTATGTAAGAGGAGAGAAAGAAGAATATCAAACCAAAGAAGCATCTGTTACAACTAAAATATCCAGTGGCAGTAAAGATTTTCCTTTGGTTCTAGAGAGACGCATAAAGCCAATAGCTGTTGGAACTGATTTGGCTAAAACATTGGATATTCCTCTCATCTATTTTGATTTAGACAAGTCTTTTATTCGCAAAGATGCAGCTTATGAGCTGGCTAAAGTGCTGGAAGTGATGCGTCAGTATCCAGAGATGAAAATCGAGGTGCGTTCGCATACCGATAGCCGTCAGACAGCAAAATACAACAAAATATTATCGGATAAGAGAGCCAAGTCCACAGTAGATTGGCTGGTAAAGAATGGAATCAATTCGGTTCGGTTAATAGGGAATGGCTTCGGAGAATCTCAGTTGGTAAATCATTGCGCTGAAGGAGTAAAATGTTCCGAAGAAGAGCATCAAGCTAATAGGCGAAGCGAATTTATTATTGTCTCGATGAGATAA